The Peribacillus sp. FSL E2-0218 genome contains a region encoding:
- a CDS encoding PTS lactose/cellobiose transporter subunit IIA, which translates to MQTIEGMQTAALQIISYSGEARSHFVEAIREGRAGHYQKADVLIKAGEEAYNKIHQVHFSLIQKEANGDTLPFSLLFIHAEDQMLTTETLKIMAVEMIELCKMVVEGKTG; encoded by the coding sequence ATGCAAACAATCGAAGGAATGCAAACGGCAGCTCTCCAAATCATTTCATACTCAGGAGAGGCAAGGAGCCATTTTGTCGAAGCCATTCGTGAAGGACGGGCAGGACATTATCAGAAAGCGGATGTATTAATTAAAGCGGGGGAAGAAGCGTACAACAAAATCCACCAGGTGCATTTTTCCCTTATTCAAAAAGAAGCAAACGGAGACACATTACCTTTCTCCCTGCTGTTCATTCATGCCGAAGATCAGATGCTGACAACGGAAACGTTAAAGATAATGGCTGTCGAAATGATTGAACTATGTAAAATGGTAGTCGAGGGAAAAACAGGCTAA
- a CDS encoding glycoside hydrolase family 1 protein, whose amino-acid sequence MNIETMEVKVPENFILGAAASAWQTEGWSGKKESQDSYLDLWYKNDKNVWHNGFGPAIATDFFNRYKEDIVHMKEIGLTHFRTSINWSRFLIDYENAVIDEEYASYVDNVIDELIDNGVEPMICLEHYEVPATLFKTYGGWESKHVVELFVKYAKKVFSRYGAKVKHWFTFNEPIVIQTRVYLDALRYPYEQNTKKWMQWNFNKALATAKVVQLFKEHDYGKKYGSKIGVILNPEVTYARSSAENDREAARIYDLFFNRVFLDPSIKGEYPQELFTLMDKHKITFEHTSDELQIIKENTVEYVGLNLYYPHRIQARTAGWNECTPFHPSYYYEMFNLPGKKMNPFRGWEIYPKIMYDMAKRMQEEYGNIEWFIAENGMGVENEYTFKDNQQIIQDDYRIEFIGEHLKWLIKAVDEGANCKGYMLWAFTDNVSPMNAFKNRYGLVEINLDDDRNRTLKKSAYWYKDVIQNRVIVVKDETVFK is encoded by the coding sequence ATGAATATAGAAACAATGGAAGTAAAAGTACCAGAGAATTTTATCCTAGGGGCAGCTGCGTCAGCTTGGCAAACTGAGGGATGGTCCGGTAAGAAAGAGTCTCAGGACTCTTATCTAGATCTTTGGTATAAAAACGACAAGAATGTTTGGCATAATGGGTTTGGTCCTGCAATTGCGACTGACTTCTTTAATCGATATAAAGAAGATATAGTGCATATGAAAGAGATTGGATTAACGCATTTTCGAACGTCTATTAATTGGTCGCGTTTTCTGATCGATTATGAAAACGCAGTAATAGATGAAGAATATGCAAGTTATGTAGACAATGTTATAGACGAGTTGATAGATAATGGTGTGGAGCCGATGATTTGTCTCGAACACTATGAGGTACCGGCAACTTTATTTAAAACATATGGTGGGTGGGAATCCAAACATGTTGTGGAGCTTTTTGTAAAGTATGCAAAAAAGGTGTTCAGCCGATATGGGGCAAAGGTAAAACATTGGTTTACCTTTAATGAACCGATTGTTATACAGACAAGGGTCTATTTAGACGCTCTCCGGTATCCTTATGAACAAAACACGAAGAAATGGATGCAATGGAACTTTAATAAAGCTTTAGCAACCGCAAAGGTTGTCCAATTATTTAAGGAACATGATTATGGAAAGAAATATGGATCGAAAATAGGTGTCATTCTTAACCCGGAAGTAACCTATGCCAGGTCATCTGCTGAAAATGATAGGGAGGCAGCAAGAATCTATGATTTATTTTTTAATCGTGTTTTCTTGGATCCATCCATTAAAGGCGAATATCCTCAAGAGCTATTTACATTGATGGATAAACATAAGATCACCTTTGAACATACATCTGATGAGCTCCAAATCATTAAAGAAAACACGGTCGAGTATGTTGGATTGAATCTCTATTATCCGCATCGGATACAAGCACGTACGGCTGGTTGGAATGAATGTACGCCTTTTCATCCGAGTTATTATTATGAGATGTTCAATCTTCCTGGTAAAAAAATGAATCCATTCAGGGGTTGGGAAATTTATCCGAAAATTATGTATGATATGGCAAAGAGAATGCAAGAGGAGTATGGGAATATAGAATGGTTCATTGCTGAAAACGGTATGGGTGTTGAAAATGAGTACACCTTTAAAGATAATCAGCAGATTATACAGGATGATTACCGGATTGAATTTATTGGCGAACATTTAAAGTGGTTGATCAAAGCGGTTGATGAAGGAGCGAATTGCAAGGGATATATGCTCTGGGCATTCACGGATAATGTGTCACCCATGAATGCTTTCAAAAACAGGTATGGGCTGGTTGAGATCAATTTAGACGATGATCGAAACCGGACTTTGAAAAAATCGGCTTATTGGTACAAAGATGTAATCCAAAATCGTGTAATCGTAGTGAAAGACGAAACGGTGTTTAAATAA
- a CDS encoding PTS sugar transporter subunit IIB, which produces MERIILACSAGMSTSLVVSKMKKAASKRGVEYNIYAIPESSIGEELTKSSDQVLAILLGPQVRFMKKAAEKTAAPYGIPVDVIDPQSYGTADGDRILDLALQMAAKNDDK; this is translated from the coding sequence ATGGAAAGAATTATTTTAGCCTGTTCTGCTGGAATGTCAACATCGTTGGTTGTTTCAAAAATGAAAAAAGCGGCAAGCAAAAGAGGTGTGGAATATAATATTTATGCCATTCCTGAATCTTCTATTGGTGAAGAACTTACTAAATCAAGTGATCAAGTACTCGCGATTCTTTTAGGACCTCAAGTGAGATTCATGAAAAAAGCAGCAGAAAAAACAGCTGCACCTTATGGGATTCCTGTGGATGTCATTGATCCACAATCGTATGGAACGGCGGATGGAGATAGAATTCTAGATCTTGCTTTACAAATGGCTGCAAAAAATGATGATAAATGA
- a CDS encoding MalY/PatB family protein — MQHDFNETIDRKGTFCTQWDYVEDRFGEKDLLPFSISDTDFGCPPEILQAIQQRLQHGIFGYTRWNHSPFKDAITNWYKKRFVCPIEAAWITYSPSVIYSVSKIIEIMTAEDDHVVIQTPAYDAFFKTIQDNKRLISSNELIYHEGTYSINFSDLEEKLAHPKAKVLLLCSPHNPTGRVWTRDELNNIVALCNRYDVYIISDEIHMDIIHEGNAHTPIIHSAIDPNRLCICSSASKTFNTPGLGGSYCLIPDSSIREAFLVSLKNKDGLSSASVFGMEALITAYNECEYWVDDLTGYVHDNLRIIQDFLKAHLPMLSFHIPESTYLAWINVSQLSFSSNQIQDALVHHGKVAIMPGETFGESGRSFIRLNVGCPKSKLLEGLDRLKKAIDYLENQEK, encoded by the coding sequence ATGCAGCACGACTTTAATGAAACAATTGATCGCAAGGGGACATTTTGTACCCAATGGGACTATGTGGAAGATCGATTCGGAGAGAAAGACCTTCTCCCCTTCTCGATTTCCGATACCGATTTCGGATGTCCACCTGAAATTTTGCAGGCCATCCAGCAACGATTGCAACATGGAATCTTTGGATATACACGCTGGAACCACTCACCATTCAAAGACGCAATCACCAATTGGTATAAAAAAAGATTTGTTTGTCCAATTGAAGCAGCTTGGATTACTTATAGCCCCTCCGTCATTTACTCCGTTTCCAAGATAATCGAGATCATGACGGCCGAGGACGATCACGTTGTCATTCAAACACCGGCGTATGATGCATTCTTTAAAACGATCCAAGATAATAAACGCCTGATATCAAGTAATGAATTAATCTATCATGAAGGTACATACTCGATCAATTTTTCGGATCTAGAAGAAAAACTAGCCCATCCAAAAGCAAAAGTGCTACTACTATGCAGTCCGCATAACCCTACAGGCCGTGTCTGGACTCGTGATGAACTGAATAACATCGTAGCCCTTTGCAATCGATATGATGTATACATTATTTCCGACGAGATTCATATGGATATCATCCATGAAGGGAATGCCCATACACCAATCATTCATTCGGCTATTGATCCAAATAGATTGTGCATCTGCTCTTCAGCCAGTAAAACATTCAATACTCCAGGGTTAGGAGGTTCATACTGTCTCATACCAGATAGTAGTATTCGTGAAGCCTTTCTTGTTTCCTTGAAGAATAAAGATGGGCTATCCAGTGCCAGCGTATTTGGAATGGAAGCACTGATCACCGCTTATAATGAATGTGAATATTGGGTAGACGATTTAACGGGGTATGTACACGACAACTTACGGATCATTCAAGATTTTTTAAAGGCACACTTACCGATGCTTTCTTTCCATATACCCGAATCCACCTATCTCGCTTGGATTAATGTGTCGCAACTCTCCTTTTCCAGCAATCAAATACAGGATGCCCTTGTACATCATGGGAAAGTAGCGATCATGCCTGGCGAAACATTTGGAGAATCAGGGCGCAGTTTTATTAGATTGAATGTGGGTTGTCCAAAATCAAAGCTATTGGAAGGTCTCGACCGGTTAAAAAAAGCGATAGACTATTTGGAGAATCAAGAGAAATGA
- a CDS encoding glucose PTS transporter subunit EIIB → MSDDPANDSAITKGTSYNAQKVLSALGGKENIQSLDNCVTRLRLVVDVMDKVDEKILKEECGALGVVILDEHNLQVVIGPQVGLLKSQIEKIS, encoded by the coding sequence ATGAGTGATGACCCTGCCAATGATTCTGCTATTACGAAAGGAACAAGCTACAATGCCCAAAAAGTATTATCTGCCCTAGGTGGTAAAGAAAACATCCAATCATTGGATAATTGTGTAACCCGCCTTCGTCTCGTCGTGGATGTAATGGACAAAGTAGACGAAAAAATCTTGAAAGAAGAATGTGGCGCTCTTGGAGTTGTGATTCTCGATGAGCATAATTTACAAGTCGTCATCGGGCCGCAAGTCGGCCTATTAAAATCACAAATTGAAAAAATTTCATGA
- the malX gene encoding maltose/glucose-specific PTS transporter subunit IIBC: MKKNKRLKSQLWEFFQGLGKTFMLPVALLAFMGLILGIGSSFTSPTTIEAFPFLNNSFLQFIFSFLATIGGFAFTYLPVLFAMAIPMGLVRYEKGVAAFSGFTGYVIMNLAINFYLTETGTLANPEQLRQAGQGMVMGIQTIETGVLGGIIAGITVYLLHNRFYEIKLPDAFAFFGGARFVPIVTAFTLSIVGLLLPMIWPIFATAIAFIGTIINKSGMFGPFLFGAGERLLLPFGLHHILVAMIRFTEAGGTEVVNGKTISGALNIFYAQLQSGSAISPAATAFLSQGKMPTFMFGLPGVALAIYHTARIENRTKIKGLLISGVIATAVTGITEPIEFLFLFVAPALFLIHAIMTGLGFMIMALLGVTIGNTDGGLLDFLIFGIMQGFATKWYLVLVIGPIWFGLYYMIFRYAIVKFNLKLRDGKR; this comes from the coding sequence ATGAAAAAGAATAAACGTCTAAAATCACAGCTTTGGGAGTTTTTCCAAGGACTAGGCAAAACGTTCATGCTGCCGGTTGCTTTATTGGCATTCATGGGGCTCATATTAGGAATTGGAAGCTCGTTCACTAGCCCGACCACTATCGAAGCCTTTCCCTTTTTGAATAATTCTTTCCTTCAGTTCATCTTTAGTTTCTTGGCGACGATAGGTGGCTTTGCCTTTACTTATTTACCTGTACTTTTCGCAATGGCCATTCCAATGGGTCTGGTACGCTATGAAAAAGGTGTAGCTGCTTTCTCAGGCTTTACTGGATATGTAATCATGAACTTAGCCATCAATTTCTATTTAACTGAAACGGGAACTTTAGCAAATCCTGAACAATTGCGCCAAGCTGGCCAAGGAATGGTAATGGGGATCCAAACCATAGAAACAGGTGTACTGGGGGGCATCATTGCTGGGATTACCGTGTATTTATTACATAATCGTTTCTATGAAATTAAATTGCCGGACGCTTTTGCCTTTTTCGGAGGAGCACGGTTTGTCCCTATAGTTACCGCATTCACATTGTCGATTGTGGGTCTGCTTCTTCCAATGATTTGGCCCATTTTCGCCACAGCCATCGCTTTCATCGGTACCATCATTAATAAATCAGGCATGTTTGGCCCGTTTTTATTCGGTGCCGGTGAACGTTTATTACTTCCTTTTGGCCTGCACCATATCCTGGTCGCGATGATCCGCTTCACGGAAGCTGGCGGGACAGAAGTTGTCAATGGTAAAACGATTTCGGGAGCATTGAATATATTCTATGCCCAATTACAAAGTGGAAGTGCAATCAGCCCTGCTGCAACGGCTTTTTTATCACAAGGTAAAATGCCCACTTTCATGTTCGGGTTGCCAGGCGTTGCATTAGCCATATATCATACGGCTCGGATCGAAAACCGTACGAAAATTAAGGGGTTATTAATATCAGGAGTGATTGCCACTGCTGTTACAGGTATTACAGAACCTATTGAATTTTTATTCTTGTTTGTAGCCCCCGCTTTGTTCTTAATTCACGCCATTATGACCGGTTTAGGATTTATGATTATGGCGTTACTGGGCGTGACCATCGGGAATACAGACGGCGGTTTACTCGATTTCTTAATTTTTGGTATCATGCAGGGATTCGCTACAAAATGGTATCTTGTTCTTGTCATTGGACCGATTTGGTTCGGGCTCTATTATATGATTTTCCGCTATGCGATAGTAAAATTCAATTTAAAACTCCGGGACGGGAAAAGATGA